In the genome of Gadus chalcogrammus isolate NIFS_2021 chromosome 21, NIFS_Gcha_1.0, whole genome shotgun sequence, one region contains:
- the tfap2d gene encoding transcription factor AP-2-delta, with translation MSATFPGLVHDAEIRHDGSNSYRLMQLGCLESVANSSVAYSSSSPLTYPAAAATEFASPYFSANHQYTPLHHQSFHYEFQHSHPAVAPEAYGLNSLHSGQYYQQIHHGEPADFINLHNARSALKSSCLDEQQRRELGCLDAYRRHDLSLMTSHGSQAYGVGMHHADQRLLPAAGLGLPPPGADDIQGSVEAQCGLVLNGQGGVIRRGGTCVVNPTDLFCSVPGRLSLLSSTSKYKVTIAEVKRRLSPPECLNASLLGGILRRAKSKNGGRCLREKLDRLGLNLPAGRRKAANVTLLTSLVEGEALHLARDFGYTCETEFPTKAVGEHLARQHSEPKETSARKKMVLATKQICKEFQDLLSQDRSPLGSSRPTPILDLDIQRHLTHFSLITHGFGTPAVCAALSTFQTVLSEMLNYLDKHTGAGGGKAGSGGPGGDQQLSNGSEKSALRKTIDSKDGKTEKTE, from the exons atgtCAGCAACCTTTCCCGGACTAGTCCACGACGCCGAG ATACGTCACGACGGATCAAACAGCTACCGCCTGATGCAGCTGGGCTGCCTGGAGTCCGTGGCCAACTCCTCGGTCGCCTACTCCTCGTCCTCCCCGCTCACCTACCCCGCGGCGGCCGCCACGGAGTTCGCCTCACCCTACTTCTCCGCCAACCACCAGTACACGCCCTTACACCACCAGTCCTTCCACTACGAGTTCCAGCACTCCCACCCCGCGGTGGCTCCCGAGGCCTACGGGCTCAACTCCCTGCACTCGGGCCAGTACTACCAGCAGATCCACCACGGGGAACCCGCCGACTTCATAAACTTGCACAACGCGCGCTCGGCGCTCAAGTCCTCGTGCCTGGACGAGCAGCAGCGGCGCGAGCTGGGCTGCCTCGACGCCTACAGGCGCCATGACCTGTCGCTGATGACGTCACACGGCTCCCAGGCCTACGGCGTGGGCATGCACCACGCGGACCAGAGGCTACTGCCCGCCGCCGGCCTGGGGCTGCCTCCGCCCGGGGCAGACGACATACAG GGCTCCGTGGAGGCGCAGTGTGGGCTGGTGCTGAACGGCCAAGGGGGCGTCATACGGAGAG GGGGCACGTGCGTGGTGAACCCCACGGACCTGTTCTGCTCAGTGCCAGGCCGCCTGTCGCTGCTCAGCTCCACCTCCAAGTACAAGGTGACCATCGCCGAGGTGAAGAGACGCCTGTCCCCCCCCGAGTGCCTCAACGCCTCCCTGCTGGGCGGGATACTGCGCAG AGCGAAGTCTAAGAACGGCGGCCGCTGTCTGCGGGAGAAGCTGGACCGGCTGGGCCTCAACCTGCCGGCGGGCCGGAGGAAAGCGGCCAACGTCACGCTGCTCACCTCCCTGGTGGAAG GTGAGGCGCTCCACCTAGCCCGGGACTTCGGCTACACCTGCGAGACGGAGTTCCCCACCAAGGCGGTCGGGGAGCACCTGGCCCGACAGCACAGCGAGCCCAAGGAGACCAGCGCACGCAAGAAGATGGTGCTCGCCACAAA GCAAATCTGTAAGGAGTTCCAGGACTTGTTGAGCCAAGACCGGTCTCCTCTGGGCTCGTCCCGACCCACCCCCATCCTGGACCTGGACATCCAGAGACACCTAACACACTTcag TCTCATCACCCACGGCTTCGGCACGCCGGCGGTGTGCGCGGCGCTGAGCACCTTCCAGACGGTGCTGAGCGAGATGCTCAACTACCTGGACAAGCAcacgggggccggggggggcaaGGCGGGCTCGGGGGGCCCCGGCGGTGACCAGCAGCTCAGCAACGGCTCGGAAAAGTCGGCGCTCCGGAAAACCATTGACAGCAAAGACGGGAAAACGGAAAAGACTGAGTAG